One genomic segment of Labeo rohita strain BAU-BD-2019 chromosome 14, IGBB_LRoh.1.0, whole genome shotgun sequence includes these proteins:
- the si:ch211-175m2.5 gene encoding uncharacterized protein si:ch211-175m2.5 isoform X1, with the protein MSLRGVLKIIQRSNFGLLYSLAPASRVCLKTATTHTRHSSSSSETISRYPVPKKKNLPFDIVELMEEVEQKVWHHIHIKELVRPKLKGGFLPNVFKVLAHRPAEFRAFFSYYNALMNKESGGLSKADRELIVVATSAHNHCLYCVVSHSALHRIYSKKTMLADQVAVNYKVAELSAREKAMLDFALTVCRSETVTEEHFSTLEAHGFDREDIWDIAAIAAFFALSNRMAHLTDMRPNAEFYNMGRVPRDKAKASDGQVKYE; encoded by the exons ATGTCGTTACGAGGCGTTTTAAAGATTATTCAACGCTCAAATTTTGGGTTActg TACTCACTTGCCCCAGCAAGCAGAGTTTGTCTGAAAACAGCAACTACTCACACAAGGCACAGCAGCAGCAGTTCAGAGACCATCAGCAGGTATCCAGTGCCAAAAAAGAAGAACCTGCCATTTGATATTGTGGAGCTGATGGAGGAGGTTGAACAGAAGGTTTGGCATCACATTCACATTAAAGAGTTAGTCCGCCccaaattaaaa GGAGGGTTTTTGCCGAATGTCTTCAAAGTTCTTGCCCATCGTCCTGCTGAATTTCGGGCTTTCTTCTCTTATTATAATGCCCTGATGAACAAGGAAAGTG GTGGTCTGTCAAAAGCGGATCGAGAATTGATCGTTGTTGCGACCAGTGCTCACAATCACTGCTTGTATTGTGTGGTATCCCACAGTGCGTTGCACCGCATCTATTCCAAAAAAACCATGCTGGCTGATCAG GTTGCAGTTAATTACAAGGTTGCAGAGCTGAGCGCCCGTGAGAAAGCCATGCTGGACTTTGCTCTGACCGTCTGCAGGAGTGAAACAGTAACCGAAGAACATTTCAGCACCCTGGAGGCTCATGGTTTTGACCGGGAGGATATTTGGGACATAGCTGCCATTGCTGCCTTCTTTGCCTTATCCAACCGCATGGCCCATCTGACTGACATGAGACCGAACGCAGAGTTTTACAACATGGGGAGAGTGCCGAGAGACAAAGCAAAAGCCTCTGATGGACAGGTCAAGTATGAATAG
- the si:ch211-175m2.5 gene encoding uncharacterized protein si:ch211-175m2.5 isoform X2: protein MSLRGVLKIIQRSNFGLLYSLAPASRVCLKTATTHTRHSSSSSETISRYPVPKKKNLPFDIVELMEEVEQKGGFLPNVFKVLAHRPAEFRAFFSYYNALMNKESGGLSKADRELIVVATSAHNHCLYCVVSHSALHRIYSKKTMLADQVAVNYKVAELSAREKAMLDFALTVCRSETVTEEHFSTLEAHGFDREDIWDIAAIAAFFALSNRMAHLTDMRPNAEFYNMGRVPRDKAKASDGQVKYE, encoded by the exons ATGTCGTTACGAGGCGTTTTAAAGATTATTCAACGCTCAAATTTTGGGTTActg TACTCACTTGCCCCAGCAAGCAGAGTTTGTCTGAAAACAGCAACTACTCACACAAGGCACAGCAGCAGCAGTTCAGAGACCATCAGCAGGTATCCAGTGCCAAAAAAGAAGAACCTGCCATTTGATATTGTGGAGCTGATGGAGGAGGTTGAACAGAAG GGAGGGTTTTTGCCGAATGTCTTCAAAGTTCTTGCCCATCGTCCTGCTGAATTTCGGGCTTTCTTCTCTTATTATAATGCCCTGATGAACAAGGAAAGTG GTGGTCTGTCAAAAGCGGATCGAGAATTGATCGTTGTTGCGACCAGTGCTCACAATCACTGCTTGTATTGTGTGGTATCCCACAGTGCGTTGCACCGCATCTATTCCAAAAAAACCATGCTGGCTGATCAG GTTGCAGTTAATTACAAGGTTGCAGAGCTGAGCGCCCGTGAGAAAGCCATGCTGGACTTTGCTCTGACCGTCTGCAGGAGTGAAACAGTAACCGAAGAACATTTCAGCACCCTGGAGGCTCATGGTTTTGACCGGGAGGATATTTGGGACATAGCTGCCATTGCTGCCTTCTTTGCCTTATCCAACCGCATGGCCCATCTGACTGACATGAGACCGAACGCAGAGTTTTACAACATGGGGAGAGTGCCGAGAGACAAAGCAAAAGCCTCTGATGGACAGGTCAAGTATGAATAG